A genomic segment from Nicotiana tabacum cultivar K326 chromosome 9, ASM71507v2, whole genome shotgun sequence encodes:
- the LOC142164039 gene encoding uncharacterized protein LOC142164039: MVMDPYGKKFQQSIRRARGNKVITQEWRTKGPIHVATEPQNAKQIAHVEQQLEGNNMKIARQTGITRLHDPRGTNAQHNTIILVAAKEKQDDRETKVKEKNAQRIAKAIPAGWNVLTNYKDAINGRIWILWDTTNLIVNRIKYDAQMIHCQQLSLSIAVPWMITGDFNAVLYPNDRLSSNLVSYSEIQDFVACLQHTTLTELPWKGDYYRWSNKQHGVDRVSSRFDRVFGRVIFRFFNIWAEHDDFSQIISSILSSHIPKGNLKSVWARLQDLKPALKSLNSKEFRGITQKIEKARIELSDIQGIDGFNAVFFKKAWDIINIQIIDVVKEFFSTGKLYKAINCTIVTLVPKVMEELRFPDRFIIRIMECIKAINYTILVNEETIEPFNAAKGLRQGDPISHFLFAIVLEYLIRSLHGLKKEPNFQYHPKCRKLGITHMSFAEDLLLFAKGNLSSVATLYKCFSQFSEASCLHANLGKSSIYFGGVKQAVKLVKSVIFGMHAYWDQLFILHAKVLKMIEELCRSYIWSGTNTITKKSLVAWEKICTPKSTGGLNLINIPLCNKAAIAKTCWVLAHKQDKLWIRWINAYYIKHQQVQQMPIPQQASWMNTARPKAVFTMWLLLHGRLTTKDRLAS, from the exons ATGGTTATGGACCCTTATGGAAAGAAGTTTCAACAGTCT ATAAGGAGAGCAAGGGGTAACAAGGTTATCACACAAGAATGGAGAACCAAAGGGCCTATACATGTTGCAACTGAACCTCAGAATGCAAAGCAAATTGCACATGTTGAACAACAACTAGAGGGTAATAATATGAAAATTGCAAGACAAACAGGAATAACAAGGTTACATGATCCTAGGGGGACTAACGCTCAACACAACACAATAATACTTGTAGCTGCAAAGGAGAAACAGGATGACAGAG AAACTAAAGTGAAGGAAAAGAATGCTCAAAGGATTGCAAAAGCTATTCCAGCTGGATGGAATGTGCTAACAAACTACAAAGATGCAATTAATGGTAGAATCTGGATACTATGGGATACCACTAACCTGATTGTTAATCGTATTAAATATGATGCTCAAATGATACACTGTCAG CAACTCTCACTAAGTATAGCAGTCCCATGGATGATAACTGGGGATTTTAATGCAGTATTATACCCCAATGACAGATTATCTAGTAACCTAGTAAGCTACTCAGAAATCCAAGACTTTGTTGCCTGCCTTCAACACACTACATTAACAGAACTACCTTGGAAAGGTGATTACTATAGATGGTCTAACAAGCAACATGGAGTTGATAGGGTCAGCAGTAGATTTGATAGAGTGTTTG GTAGAGTGATTTTCAGATTCTTTAACATATGGGCAGAACATGATGACTTCTCTCAAATAATTTCTAGCATATTGAGTTCACATATTCCAAAGGGTAATCTGAAATCAGTTTGGGCAAGATTGCAAGATCTGAAACCTGCTTTGAAATCTCTGAATTCTAAGGAATTCAGGGGCATAACTCAAAAAATTGAGAAGGCTAGAATTGAGTTGAGTGACATCCAAG GCATTGATGGCTTTAATGCAGTTTTCTTCAAGAAAGCCTGGGACATTATCAATATTCAGATCATAGATGTTGTGAAAGAGTTCTTCTCAACTGGAAAACTCTATAAGGCCATAAACTGCACTATTGTTACATTGGTGCCTAAA GTTATGGAGGAGCTTAGATTCCCTGACAGGTTTATCATACGGATAATGGAATGTATTAAGGCTATCAActatactattcttgtgaatgaGGAAACCATAGAACCTTTCAATGCTGCCAAGGGTCTTAGACAAGGAGATCCTATCTCCCATTTTCTCTTTGCTATAGTGTTGGAATACTTGATTAGATCACTGCATGGACTTAAGAAGGAGCCTAACTTCCAATATCATCCCAAATGTAGGAAGCTGGGCATTACTCATATGAGTTTTGCTGAAGACCTTTTGTTATTTGCTAAGGGTAATCTATCTTCAGTGGCCACACTTTACAAATGCTTTTCTCAATTCTCTGAGGCATCATGCTTACACGCTAATCTAGGAAAAAGCTCAATATATTTTGGTGGGGTAAAGCAAGCTGTGAAG TTGGTCAAATCTGTAATCTTTGGCATGCATGCATACTGGGATCAATTGTTTATCTTACATGCTAAGGTACTGAAAATGATAGAGGAACTTTGTAGAAGTTACATCTGGTCTGGAACTAATACAATAACTAAGAAGTCCTTAGTAGCATGGGAAAAGATCTGTACTCCCAAGTCAACTGGTGGACTTAACCTCATTAATATTCCTTTATGTAACAAAGCAGCAATTGCCAAAACTTGCTGGGTCTTAGCACATAAACAGGACAAGCTATGGATAAGGTGGATCAATGCATATTATATCAAACACCAGCAGGTCCAACAGATGCCAATACCTCAGCAAGCCAGTTGGATG AATACTGCTAGGCCAAAGGCAGTCTTCACTATGTGGTTGTTGCTCCATGGCCGATTGACAACTAAAGATAGGCTAGCCAGCTAA